A single Methanolobus sp. ZRKC5 DNA region contains:
- the dnaG gene encoding DNA primase DnaG — MQNADTTKYIIHSKIVADGIIERPDIVGAIFGQTEGLLGSDLDLRDLQKTGRIGRIEVVVNAKGGKTRGTILIPSSLDKVETSILAASLETIDRVGPCSAKIEITHIEDVRATKRQQIIERAKFIFTGMFDENLPESQEIADEVRQSVRVEEMQYFGKNKVPCGPAVFESDAIVVVEGRADVLNLLKYGIKNTICVGGTNVPPEVAELTKKKETVTAFTDGDRGGELIIKELVQIANIDYIARAPDGKGVEELVQKEIVRSLRQKVPVEQVIDKYVVKDQAPLNDNARGPRLPQRKERRPAPEVKRVGATKVQRTSREPRDKDTRERDTSERDTREKGTRGRDTRVRDTRSRDTRGRDTRTKEPQQDLKKEPVAVPKSKVPVSPENKRFKSHADDLLGTFSARFLDGGDNVVNETAVRDLVSTLKDYRDEVKTVVFDGVITQRILDIAVDKGIERLIGAKIGSVTKRPASVKVFTAGSL; from the coding sequence ATGCAAAATGCAGATACTACTAAATATATAATTCATTCTAAGATAGTCGCAGATGGAATAATAGAACGTCCTGATATAGTCGGAGCTATTTTTGGCCAGACCGAGGGTTTGCTTGGTTCTGACCTTGATCTTCGTGACCTTCAGAAAACAGGGCGAATAGGAAGGATTGAGGTTGTTGTCAACGCAAAAGGCGGTAAGACAAGGGGAACTATCCTTATTCCCTCAAGCCTCGATAAAGTCGAGACTTCTATCCTTGCAGCATCTCTGGAAACCATAGACAGGGTCGGACCTTGCAGTGCAAAGATCGAGATAACTCATATTGAGGATGTTAGGGCAACAAAACGCCAGCAGATCATTGAAAGGGCAAAGTTCATTTTCACCGGCATGTTCGACGAGAATCTACCTGAATCTCAGGAAATCGCTGATGAGGTACGTCAGTCCGTAAGGGTTGAAGAAATGCAGTATTTCGGCAAAAACAAAGTTCCATGCGGTCCTGCAGTTTTCGAATCTGACGCAATTGTCGTTGTTGAGGGTCGTGCAGATGTTCTTAACCTGTTGAAATACGGTATTAAGAACACGATTTGCGTAGGTGGTACCAATGTTCCTCCTGAAGTTGCTGAGCTTACTAAGAAAAAAGAGACAGTGACGGCTTTCACAGATGGTGACCGCGGAGGAGAACTTATCATCAAGGAACTGGTCCAGATCGCAAATATCGACTACATTGCAAGGGCACCAGATGGTAAGGGTGTTGAGGAACTGGTGCAGAAAGAGATTGTAAGGTCTCTAAGGCAAAAAGTTCCAGTTGAGCAGGTAATTGACAAATATGTTGTCAAGGATCAGGCACCTCTGAATGATAATGCTCGTGGCCCACGCCTTCCACAACGTAAGGAAAGAAGGCCTGCTCCTGAGGTCAAACGTGTTGGTGCCACAAAAGTCCAGAGAACCTCCAGGGAACCACGTGACAAGGATACACGTGAAAGAGATACAAGTGAAAGAGATACACGTGAAAAAGGCACGCGTGGCAGGGATACACGTGTCAGAGACACACGTAGCAGAGACACACGTGGCAGGGATACGAGAACAAAAGAACCACAGCAAGATCTAAAGAAGGAGCCAGTTGCTGTTCCTAAATCAAAAGTTCCGGTATCTCCTGAAAACAAGAGATTCAAGTCTCACGCAGATGATCTTCTAGGCACATTCAGTGCACGTTTCCTTGATGGCGGGGATAATGTTGTTAATGAAACAGCAGTTCGTGATCTTGTCAGTACTCTCAAGGACTACAGGGACGAAGTGAAAACAGTTGTTTTTGATGGCGTTATCACTCAGAGGATCCTTGATATTGCTGTAGATAAAGGTATAGAGCGTTTGATAGGTGCAAAAATAGGTAGTGTGACCAAGAGACCTGCTTCTGTTAAAGTATTCACAGCTGGATCTTTGTAA
- a CDS encoding FAD-dependent oxidoreductase, translated as MREKKTNNDKKVIIIGGGAVGMAVATSLTRHSNYSVTVFSEDKHTAYSQCGMPFVIGKQIKNFESLILRDNKFFKDMGIDLRLESRVDSIDIEGQNISSNEQEYHFDKLVIATGSKPRIPGNIQGTSLKNVFTLRTLSDAMKIEEALAKASSGVIIGGGAIGAELAAAISQRDISTILLNRSSSILSHNIDPDMAESVKEHLESLGVKVITEQTPESINGETHAESVTIASTKFPADLVIISTGIEPENELASSAGIDIGDTGGIIVNKYLHPSVGGKFHQDIFCGGECVEVHELITGKPMLSQIASTARRMAGIITNNLTSSPGEFGPILNPWVAVIGELQVGTTGLTSKGARENNIKIVTGLATGSTRADYYPGGSKLFIKLIFSERYLVGAQVVGGEGVKERIDALTLAIKKRTSVDELANIETCYAPPVSMLIDPVSFAAKGALKKMRKIRK; from the coding sequence ATGCGAGAAAAAAAGACGAACAACGACAAAAAAGTGATTATAATAGGCGGTGGTGCAGTAGGAATGGCTGTAGCTACAAGCCTTACCCGTCACAGCAACTATTCTGTAACCGTGTTCTCTGAAGACAAACACACAGCATATAGCCAGTGTGGGATGCCTTTTGTCATTGGAAAGCAGATCAAGAATTTCGAATCGTTGATCCTGAGAGATAATAAGTTCTTCAAAGATATGGGAATAGACCTTCGACTTGAAAGCAGAGTAGATTCCATAGACATTGAAGGACAAAACATTAGCTCCAACGAACAAGAATACCACTTCGACAAACTTGTTATTGCCACAGGCAGCAAACCAAGGATACCCGGGAATATCCAGGGAACCTCACTTAAAAATGTATTCACCCTGAGAACGCTCTCAGATGCTATGAAAATAGAGGAAGCACTTGCTAAAGCATCAAGTGGTGTGATAATTGGAGGGGGAGCAATTGGTGCAGAACTTGCAGCAGCCATTTCCCAGAGGGACATAAGCACCATACTTCTCAACAGAAGTTCATCTATTCTCTCACATAACATCGACCCTGACATGGCAGAATCAGTAAAGGAACATCTTGAATCCCTCGGAGTTAAAGTCATAACAGAACAGACACCTGAATCAATAAATGGAGAAACACATGCTGAATCCGTTACAATTGCTTCTACTAAATTTCCAGCAGACCTTGTAATAATATCCACAGGAATTGAACCAGAGAATGAACTGGCTTCCAGTGCAGGAATTGATATAGGAGATACCGGAGGGATAATTGTGAACAAATATTTGCACCCATCAGTTGGAGGAAAATTTCATCAGGACATTTTCTGTGGCGGAGAATGCGTAGAAGTCCATGAGCTTATCACCGGGAAACCAATGCTAAGCCAAATTGCAAGCACTGCAAGGAGGATGGCAGGAATCATAACGAACAATCTTACTTCAAGCCCCGGTGAATTTGGCCCTATTCTCAATCCCTGGGTAGCTGTCATAGGAGAATTACAAGTTGGAACTACAGGGCTCACGTCAAAAGGAGCAAGGGAAAATAATATCAAAATAGTAACCGGCCTGGCAACTGGATCAACACGGGCAGATTACTATCCAGGAGGCAGTAAACTTTTTATCAAGCTAATATTCAGTGAAAGATATCTCGTTGGAGCCCAGGTAGTTGGAGGGGAAGGAGTAAAAGAACGTATTGATGCACTCACACTTGCCATCAAAAAAAGAACAAGCGTGGATGAACTGGCAAACATCGAGACCTGCTACGCTCCACCCGTATCAATGCTTATAGACCCTGTTAGTTTTGCTGCGAAGGGTGCGTTGAAAAAGATGCGTAAAATAAGAAAATGA